One window from the genome of Streptomyces cadmiisoli encodes:
- a CDS encoding pyridoxal phosphate-dependent decarboxylase family protein yields MRTPPLASGPEGPGALGPLLDTVLDALQQGARARGGPLPAGGPDAVTERIREALGDVLPDKGDRHALHVLVRAFAQGAADPADPRCAAHLHCPPLAVATAADLAANVLNPSLDSWDQAPAATALETLVTGALAREAGAADALVTTGGTESNQLALLLARETRGAGLRLVHAENAHHSLGRAAWLLGLPDPVVLPAPAGTLDPAALDEALTDLPGPLLVAATAGTTDAGLIDPLPEIADRCRAHGARLHIDAAYGGGLLFSTRHRAALAGLEAADTVTLDLHKLGWQPIAAGLLTVRDAHDLTVLHQRADYLNAADDTEAGLPDLLGRSLRTTRRADILKIAVTLRTLGRDGLAALVDQVCATAREFARLVDTHPAFELHDRPTISTVLFRPADATDDTVAAVRRRLLTDGHAVLGRARLDGRLWLKATLLNPRTRPEDLAALLELVEGNTPR; encoded by the coding sequence ATGCGCACGCCGCCCCTCGCCTCAGGCCCCGAAGGCCCCGGCGCGCTGGGGCCGTTGCTGGACACCGTCCTAGACGCCCTCCAGCAGGGCGCACGGGCACGCGGCGGACCGCTGCCCGCGGGCGGACCCGACGCCGTCACCGAACGGATCCGGGAGGCCCTCGGCGACGTCCTGCCCGACAAGGGCGACCGGCACGCCCTGCACGTCCTCGTCCGCGCCTTCGCACAGGGCGCCGCCGACCCCGCGGACCCCCGGTGCGCCGCCCACCTGCACTGCCCGCCCCTCGCCGTCGCCACCGCCGCCGACCTCGCCGCGAACGTCCTCAACCCCTCCCTCGACTCCTGGGACCAGGCCCCGGCCGCCACCGCGCTGGAGACCCTGGTGACCGGCGCCCTCGCCCGCGAGGCCGGCGCCGCCGACGCCCTCGTCACCACCGGCGGCACCGAGTCCAACCAGCTCGCCCTGCTGCTGGCCCGCGAGACCCGCGGCGCCGGCCTACGGCTCGTCCACGCCGAGAACGCCCACCACTCCCTCGGCCGCGCCGCCTGGCTGCTGGGCCTGCCCGACCCCGTCGTACTGCCCGCCCCCGCCGGCACCCTCGACCCCGCCGCCCTCGACGAGGCCCTCACCGACCTGCCCGGCCCCCTCCTCGTCGCCGCCACCGCCGGCACCACCGACGCCGGACTGATTGACCCGCTGCCCGAGATCGCCGACCGCTGCCGCGCCCACGGCGCCCGACTGCACATCGACGCCGCCTACGGCGGCGGACTCCTGTTCAGCACCCGCCACCGCGCCGCACTCGCCGGCCTCGAAGCCGCCGACACCGTCACCCTCGACCTGCACAAACTCGGCTGGCAGCCGATCGCCGCCGGCCTGCTCACCGTCCGGGACGCCCACGACCTCACCGTCCTGCACCAGCGCGCCGACTACCTCAACGCCGCCGACGACACCGAAGCCGGACTGCCCGACCTGCTCGGCCGCTCCCTGCGCACCACCCGCCGCGCGGACATCCTCAAGATCGCCGTCACGCTCAGGACGCTCGGCCGCGACGGACTCGCCGCCCTCGTCGACCAGGTCTGCGCGACCGCCCGCGAGTTCGCCCGCCTCGTCGACACCCACCCCGCCTTCGAACTCCACGACCGGCCCACCATCAGCACCGTCCTGTTCCGCCCCGCCGACGCCACCGACGACACCGTGGCCGCCGTGCGCCGCCGGCTCCTCACCGACGGCCACGCCGTCCTCGGCCGGGCCCGGCTGGACGGACGGCTCTGGCTCAAGGCCACCCTCCTCAACCCCCGCACCAGGCCCGAAGACCTGGCCGCCCTCCTCGAACTGGTGGAAGGAAACACC